One genomic segment of Melospiza melodia melodia isolate bMelMel2 chromosome 22, bMelMel2.pri, whole genome shotgun sequence includes these proteins:
- the GTF3C5 gene encoding general transcription factor 3C polypeptide 5 encodes MAAARQRGPRGSAVLELPRKPRLVCVEYPGLVRDVGAMLRTLGGEQGVSRIYADPAKRLELYFRPKDPYCHPVCANRFPTSTMLLRVTRRSRKKQQLDPEEQIQPEVQFEMEILGIVTTVYKFQGMSDFQYLAVHSGPDGKQTSMYDKVLMLKPEKEEFFNKDLPLYIPPPIFSRLDTPVDYFYRPDIQHREGYNNPQVSGENLIGLSRARRPHNAIFVNFDDEEIPTKPLDAAVQNWKKVCTNPVDKKVEEELRKLFEVRPVWSRNAVKANISVHPDKLKVLLPYLAYYMLTGPWRSLWVRFGYDPRKHPEAKIYQVLDFRIRCGMKYGYAATDMPVKAKRSTYNYSLPITVKKQGSHTVSVHDLKQGLGSAGTSGAKKPPSSRYKLKESVYIFREGALPPYRQMFYQLCDLNVESLQKIIHRNDGTESECTERDGWCLAKTSDDLRDSMSLMIKQIIRSTRPALFSNTTSSEDGKEQLAYESGEDEDDEEEEEEDFKPSDGSENEMETEILDYV; translated from the exons ATGGCGGCGGCGCGGCAGCGGGGCCCGCGGGGCTCGGCCGTGCTGGAGCTGCCCCGCAAGCCGCGCCTGGTCTGCGTGGAGTACCCGGGGCTCGTCCGGGACGTCGGGGCCATGCTGCGGACGCTGGGAGGAGAGCAGGGGGTGTCGCGG ATCTACGCCGACCCTGCCAAAAGGCTGGAGCTGTATTTCCGCCCCAAGGACCCCTACTGCCACCCCGTGTGTGCCAACCGCTTCCCCACCTCCACCATGCTGCTCAGGGtcaccaggaggagcaggaagaagcagcagttggACCCCGAGGAGCAAATCCAGCCAGAAGTGCAGTTTGAGATGGAGATTCTTGGGATTGTCACCACTGTTTACAAATTTCAAG GAATGTCTGACTTCCAGTACCTGGCAGTGCACTCTGGCCCTGATGGCAAGCAAACCTCCATGTATGACAAAGTCCTGATGCTCAAACCAGAGAAGGAAGAGTTTTTCAATAAAGATTTACCTCTTTACATCCCACCACCCATTTTCTCACGCCTGGACACTCCTGTGGACTATTTTTATCGCCCAGATATACAGCACAG GGAGGGCTACAACAATCCCCAGGTGTCTGGGGAGAACCTGATTGGCCTCAGCAGGGCCCGGCGCCCACACAACGCCATCTTTGTCAACTTTGATGATGAGGAAATCCCAACTAAGCCCCTGGATGCTGCTGTACAGAACTGGAAGAAAGTGTGCACCAATCCTGTGGATAAAAAGGTGGAGGAAGAGCTGAGAAAG CTCTTTGAGGTGCGTCCCGTGTGGTCTCGCAATGCAGTCAAAGCCAACATCAGTGTCCATCCAGACAAGCTGAAGGTGCTGCTGCCTTATTTGGCCTATTACATG TTAACAGGTCCTTGGAGAAGCTTGTGGGTTAGGTTTGGGTATGACCCCAGGAAACACCCTGAAGCAAAGATTTATCAAGTGCTGGACTTCCGAATTCGCTGTGGAATGAAATATG GTTATGCTGCTACTGACATGCCTGTGAAAGCAAAACGGAGCACGTACAACTACAGCCTGCCCATCACTGTCAAGAAACAAG gaAGTCACACAGTCAGTGTCCACGACCTGAAACAGGGGCTGGGTTCAGCTGGTACATCTGGGGCAAAAAAGCCCCCCTCCAGCAGGTATAAGCTGAAG gaATCTGTCTACATTTTCCGGGAAGGAGCCTTACCCCCTTACCGCCAGATGTTCTACCAGCTCTGTGACTTAAATGTGGAAAG CCTGCAGAAGATCATCCATCGGAATGACGGCACCGAGTCGGAGTGCACGGAGCGGGACGGGTGGTGCCTTGCCAAGACCAGTGATGACCTCAGGGACAGCATGTCCCTGATGATAAAGCAGATCATCAGATCCACCAGACCTG CTCTTTTCTCAAATACAACAAGCAGTGAAGATGGCAAAGAGCAGCTGGCATATGAGTCTggagaggatgaggatgatgaagaggaggaggaagaggacttCAAGCCTTCTGATGGGAGTGAAAATGAAATGGAGACAGAAATTCTGGACTATGTGTGA